One genomic window of Branchiostoma lanceolatum isolate klBraLanc5 chromosome 5, klBraLanc5.hap2, whole genome shotgun sequence includes the following:
- the LOC136435721 gene encoding tripartite motif-containing protein 2-like → MAAAREAVSLQTKLTDDFLVCAICMDTFVRPKVLPCQHRFCAACLTSYAAGRSQFPCPLCQQWVDLPWGGVDALPVDFLVNSLVEAVRESEDAESRKGCDVHGEPVSLYCRDCEAAVCPTCLVEEHNGHTMAKLTEVAEQKRAKMKASLSSIQEECQEWKTSGEKYWNEIQAGLTAEKDHAARDINAAARRIIEQVTHDKEARLRELHTTFTSLSDAVEKKKHQFLNSSKQREKTLDGIADDISKGHVVDLVRQEDEVYSKINQQKREGFPTLPWSNPKPSIRFQPFPPHPNTTMVGYLFSMNPWLQNQQPFDYSQHQPRFPGNPLNVSSANVLPVPGPSFADPFSGSQSLFYSGQPHQPFHAFQEQYGASGSRSAFVQYPTTQSH, encoded by the exons atggcggcggcgcGCGAAGCAGTGAGTCTCCAGACCAAACTAACAGACGATTTCCTGGTCTGTGCCATCTGTATGGACACGTTTGTCCGTCCGAAAGTCTTACCGTGCCAGCACAGGTTCTGTGCGGCGTGTCTGACGAGTTACGCCGCCGGGAGGAGCCAGTTTCCCTGCCCGTTGTGCCAGCAGTGGGTAGACCTGCCATGGGGAGGGGTGGACGCTCTGCCCGTAGACTTCCTCGTCAACAGTCTCGTCGAAGCAGTTCG GGAATCTGAAGACGCAGAATCTCGTAAAGGATGCGACGTCCACGGGGAGCCCGTCTCGTTGTACTGTCGGGACTGCGAAGCGGCCGTTTGTCCCACATGTCTTGTAGAAGAACACAACGGGCACACCATGGCGAAACTGACGGAAGTGGCGGAACAGAAACGTGCCAAGATGAAGGCATCCCTCAGTAGCATACAGGAGGAGTGTCAGGAGTGGAAAACCTCAG GGGAAAAGTACTGGAATGAGATTCAGGCAGGCCTGACCGCAGAGAAAGACCACGCAGCAAGAGACATCAACGCAGCTGCTAGGAGGATAATCGAACAG GTCACCCATGACAAGGAGGCGAGACTACGCGAGCTGCACACCACGTTCACATCCCTCTCCGACGCCGTGGAGAAAAAGAAGCACCAGTTCCTCAACTCTTCCAAGCAGCGCGAAAAGACTCTCGACGGCATCGCCGACGACATCTCCAAGGGCCACGTGGTCGACTTGGTCCGACAGGAGGACGAGGTTTATAGCAAAATCAACCAGCAGAAAAGGGAGGGCTTCCCCACGCTCCCGTGGAGCAACCCCAAACCCTCCATCCGCTTCCAGCCCTTCCCCCCCCACCCGAACACTACCATGGTGGGCTATCTCTTCTCCATGAATCCGTGGCTGCAGAACCAGCAGCCGTTTGACTACAGTCAGCACCAGCCGAGGTTCCCAGGAAACCCTCTGAATGTCTCGTCCGCGAACGTGCTGCCGGTTCCCGGCCCGTCGTTTGCCGACCCCTTCTCAGGTTCGCAGTCGTTGTTCTACTCAGGGCAGCCCCACCAGCCGTTCCACGCATTTCAGGAGCAATACGGCGCCAGCGGCTCTAGGTCGGCCTTCGTGCAATACCCAACAACACAGTCCCACTGa
- the LOC136435719 gene encoding transketolase-like, protein MSTSNKRQRGADGPNSTTEKEITSTMADYRKPDAKTLQTLKDAANRLRIDSIKATSASKSGHPTSCCSAADVISVLFYNTMRYTLSEPRHPSSDRFVLSKGHAAPVLYAAWAQAGLFPREDLLNLRKIDSDLEGHPTPRLNFIDVGTGSLGQGLSVACGMAYTGKYWDKASYRVYCMLGDGESAEGSVWEAMAWGSHYNLDNLVAIFDVNRLGQSEPTALQHEMDTYRKRAEAFGWNTYVVDGHDVEALCKVLHEASSVKGKPSCIIAKTYKGKGIPGVEDEENFHGKPMGDRSDGAIKAIQGLIAGENNVGPQPMTDDAPKIDLTNIKMTQPPSYSLGDKVATRAAYGTGLAKLGQANDRVVAFDADVKNSTFSEKLKKAKPEQFVECFIAEQNMVGVGIGAATRDRAVVFCSTFACFLSRAYDQIRMAAISQSNVNLSGSHVGVSIGEDGPSQMALEDLAMFRAIPGSVVFYPSDAVSCERACELAANTKGICYIRTSRPATPVIYSNDEPFQVGKAKVVRKSDSDQVTIVGAAVTLLEATKAADELAKDGINVRLVDPFTIKPLDVDTLRASAEATGGRVLTVEDHYPEGGIGEAVSAGLSEFPNITVKKLAVREVPRSGPSAALLEMFGISASCIKKAVQEML, encoded by the exons ATGTCGACGTCTAACAAGAGACAGAGGGGCGCGGACGGACCCAACAGCACCACCGAAAAG GAGATCACGTCTACCATGGCAGACTACCGAAAACCCGACGCTAAAACTCTCCAAACTCTAAAGGACGCGGCAAACCGGCTCCGCATAGACAGCATCAAGGCTACCAGCGCCTCCAAGTCAGG CCATCCTACATCATGCTGCAGCGCTGCCGACGTCATCTCTGTCCTGTTCTACAACACCATGAGGTACACCCTGTCTGAGCCTCGCCACCCTTCCAGCGATCGATTCGTGCTCTccaag GGCCATGCTGCCCCAGTCCTGTACGCGGCGTGGGCCCAGGCCGGCCTGTTCCCCAGGGAGGACCTGCTGAACCTGAGGAAGATCGACAGCGACTTGGAGGGACATCCCACCCCG AGACTGAACTTCATTGATGTTGGTACCGGTTCCCTGGGCCAGGGTCTGAGTGTGGCCTGTGGCATGGCTTACACTGGCAAGTACTGGGACAAGGCAAG ctaCCGTGTGTACTGTATGCTTGGTGACGGAGAGTCAGCGGAGGGGTCTGTGTGGGAGGCCATGGCCTGGGGCAGCCACTACAACCTGGACAACCTGGTCGCCATCTTCGACGTGAACCGGCTGGGGCAGAGCGAGCCCACCGCGCTGCAACACGAGATGGACACGTACCGCAAGAGGGCAGAGGCTTTCGG CTGGAACACGTATGTTGTAGATGGCCACGACGTGGAGGCGCTGTGTAAGGTTCTGCACGAGGCGTCCTCTGTCAAGGGCAAACCCAGCTGTATCATCGCTAAGACCTACAAGGGCAAGGGCATCCCTG GTGTGGAAGACGAGGAGAACTTCCACGGGAAGCCGATGGGTGACCGTTCCGACGGCGCCATCAAGGCGATCCAGGGTCTCATCGCTGGGGAGAACAACGTCGGTCCCCAGCCCATGACGGACGACGCGCCCAAGATCGACCTTACCAACATCAAGATGACCCAGCCACCCAGCTACAGTCTGGGAGATAAG GTTGCCACACGTGCTGCTTATGGCACAGGTCTGGCGAAACTCGGCCAGGCAAACGATCGCGTGGTGGCCTTCGACGCCGACGTCAAAAACTCCACCTTCTCGGAGAAGCTGAAGAAGGCGAAACCCGAGCAGTTTGTGGAGTGTTTCATCGCTGAGCAGAACATGGTGGGCGTGGGCATCGGCGCCGCCACGAGGGACCGTGCTGTCGTGTTTTGCAGCACCTTCGCGTGCTTCCTGTCCCGAGCGTACGACCAGATCCGTATGGCCGCCATCTCCCAGAGCAACGTGAACCTGTCTGGTTCACACGTTGGCGTGTCCATCG GTGAGGATGGTCCGTCCCAGATGGCGCTGGAGGACCTCGCCATGTTCCGTGCCATCCCCGGATCGGTGGTGTTCTATCCGAGCGACGCCGTGTCGTGCGAGCGCGCCTGTGAACTGGCAGCCAACACCAAGGGCATCTGCTACATCCGCACCAGTCGTCCCGCCACGCCCGTCATCTACAGCAACGATGAGCCGTTCCAGGTCGGCAAGGCCAAG GTTGTGCGTAAGAGCGACAGTGATCAGGTGACCATCGTCGGCGCCGCCGTGACCCTGCTGGAAGCGACGAAAGCGGCCGACGAGCTGGCGAAGGACGGCATCAACGTGCGCCTCGTGGACCCGTTCACCATCAAGCCGCTGGACGTGGACACCCTGCGGGCCAGCGCCGAGGCGACCGGTGGGAGGGTTCTCACAGTGGAGGATCACTACCCTGAGg GAGGTATCGGTGAAGCAGTCAGCGCCGGTTTGTCGGAGTTCCCCAACATCACCGTGAAGAAACTTGCGGTGAGGGAGGTCCCTCGGAGCGGACCCTCGGCGGCACTGCTCGAGATGTTCGGCATCTCCGCTAGCTGCATCAAGAAGGCGGTTCAGGAGATGCTTTAA